One window of Mauremys reevesii isolate NIE-2019 linkage group 4, ASM1616193v1, whole genome shotgun sequence genomic DNA carries:
- the LOC120404018 gene encoding complement factor H-like — MSPGLPGPALALGLLLLLPGTRSDCGPLPKLNYAIPSDMDQIEGFPVDTQVTYKCHDGFFKIPGKSDTVVCLSNSQWSNINEFCGRGCDVPTRLKFAALSKDDESRNYYPPGITVRYTCRPGYENITEMLLVSTCLDNLTWSEAPEFCRRKSCGLPGEVLHGRAVHKTEFLYGAKIDFLCEDGYKLIGRPFINCGLKGDEVEWSELPTCQAITCSSPPYVANGTYDSRGAENFAYNSTVTYRCDRGFQLIGAASIHCTTKDKTSGIWSGPAPKCKDTTARVLLKGNETSGTFSGSYNASSNMVPEQHLKKKIKSRLYYVSQFQNKHFTITSSRSSSFPRGDLRTRGSWITPPLFRFAVPLYINQKYCSVRTNERSICRQSYMGISGVLPSAACFQNLKWSEVPGFCGKCWIWVITWMGDLEKSLTARNDANASVGGALPSGCSNESKHDVNGALFQMRGQCGALPSLSYAIPSGTNHTEGFPIGTEVTYKCSAGFVKIPGKSDTVVCLSNSQWSNIEEFCGRSCLAPPRLKSAELSNEDSRKNYYPVGTNVSYVCRPGYERTELSPVITCLENLTWAEAPEFCLGKSCGVPKSPEHGRLVDATNNRFGAKVNILCDDGYRVKGRTFIQCLLKGDQVEWSELPTCELITCSPPPNITNGMHNGNNGEIFVYNSSVTYKCGDNFSLTGEASIQCTTKDNINGVWNGSAPECKVIITTDKPTTVPPKGTEVTGTSSGSALNIAGNSTALEGGGVGILIDIGIGTSIGIVVLGAVAAIIPLAVLKKNRMKIGAS, encoded by the exons ATGTCCCCGGGGCTCCCCGGCCCCgcgctggccctggggctgctgctgctgctgcctgggactCGCA GTGACTGTGGGCCCCTGCCAAAGCTGAATTACGCTATCCCCTCTGATATGGATCAGATAGAGGGCTTCCCTGTTGACACACAAGTTACATACAAGTGCCAtgatgggttttttaaaatccctGGAAAGTCAGACACTGTAGTGTGCCTTTCAAACTCCCAGTGGTCAAACATCAATGAGTTTTGTGGTC GTGGCTGTGATGTCCCAACAAGGTTAAAGTTTGCTGCCTTAAGTAAGGACGATGAGAGTAGGAATTACTATCCTCCTGGGATCACTGTGAGATATACTTGTCGCCCAGGGTATGAGAACATCACAGAAATGCTTCTTGTTAGTACTTGTCTTGACAACTTAACATGGTCAGAAGCCCCTGAGTTTTGTAGAA GGAAATCATGTGGTCTTCCAGGAGAAGTACTTCATGGCAGAGCTGTTCATAAAACAGAATTTCTGTATGGTGCAAAAATAGACTTCCTCTGTGAAGATGG gtACAAATTAATTGGACGGCCTTTCATTAATTGTGGGCTTAAGGGAGATGAAGTTGAATGGAGTGAACTTCCAACTTGCCAAG CGATTACGTGTTCTTCCCCTCCTTACGTTGCCAATGGAACGTACGATAGCAGGGGTGCAGAAAACTTTGCTTATAACTCAACAGTAACTTACAGATGTGACCGTGGGTTCcagcttattggagctgcctccaTTCATTGTACAACAAAAGATAAAACAAGTGGAATCTGGAGTGGACCTGCTCCTAAATGCAAAG ACACAACTGCACGTGTCCTATTGAAAGGAAATGAAACAAGTGGTACTTTCTCAG gttcttataatGCATCCAGTAACATGGTACCCGAGCAgcatctgaaaaagaaaataaaaagcagaCTGTATTATGTATCACAAttccaaaacaaacatttcaccATCACTTCCTCCCGTTCTTCCTCATTTCCCAGAGGTGACCTGAGGACGCGAG GTAGTTGGATTACTCCACCACTGTTCAGATTTGCTGTACCCCTGTACATTAATCAGAAATATTGTTCTGTCAGAACAAATGAAAGATCTATTTGCCGACAGAGTTACATGGGAATCTCTGGAGTATTACCCAGCGCCGCGTGCTTTCAAAACTTAAAATGGTCAGAAGTCCCAGGATTCTGTGGAA AGTGCTGGATCTGGGTTATTACTTGGATGGGGGACCTGGAAAAATCACTTACTGCAAGAAATGATGCTAATGCTTCAGTAGGTGGCGCTCTTCCCTCTGGATGTAGCAATGAATCCAAGCATGATGTGAATGGTGCTCTGTTTCAGATGAGAG GTCAGTGTGGGGCCCTGCCAAGCCTGAGTTATGCCATCCCTTCTGGTACCAATCACACAGAGGGCTTCCCTATCGGCACAGAAGTGACATACAAGTGCAGTGCTGGCTTTGTTAAAATCCCAGGAAAGTCAGACACTGTCGTTTGCCTTTCAAACTCACAGTGGTCAAACATAGAAGAGTTTTGTGGTC GCAGCTGTCTTGCCCCGCCAAGGTTAAAGTCTGCTGAATTAAGCAATGAGGATTCGAGGAAGAATTACTACCCTGTTGGGACCAATGTGAGTTATGTCTGTCGCCCAGGGTATGAGAGAACTGAACTGAGTCCTGTCATTACTTGTCTTGAAAATTTAACATGGGCGGAAGCCCCTGAGTTTTGTCTAG GAAAATCTTGTGGTGTTCCAAAAAGCCCAGAACATGGCAGACTTGTTGATGCAACAAATAACCGGTTTGGTGCAAAAGTAAACATACTTTGTGATGATGG atACCGAGTAAAGGGGAGAACTTTCATCCAGTGTTTGCTTAAAGGAGATCAAGTTGAATGGAGTGAACTTCCAACTTGTGAAT TGATTACTTGTTCTCCTCCTCCTAATATTACCAATGGGATGCACAATGGCAACAATGGGGAAATCTTTGTCTATAACTCATCAGTAACTTACAAATGTGGTGATAATTTCTCACTAACTGGAGAGGCCTCCATTCAGTGTACAACTAAAGATAACATCAATGGAGTCTGGAATGGGTCTGCCCCTGAATGCAAAG TCATAATTACCACGGACAAACCCACAACTGTCCCTCCCAAAGGAACAGAAGTAACTGGCACTTCCTCAG GTTCTGCGCTGAACATAGCTGGCAACTCTACTGCACTTGAAGGTGGAG